In Felis catus isolate Fca126 chromosome A2, F.catus_Fca126_mat1.0, whole genome shotgun sequence, the following proteins share a genomic window:
- the PIP5K1C gene encoding phosphatidylinositol 4-phosphate 5-kinase type-1 gamma isoform X5: MELEVPDEAESAEAGAVTSEASWASESGAAAGLAQKKMAPSEAPSMTGQLGPGHGKKLGHRGVDASGETTYKKTTSSTLKGAIQLGIGYTVGNLSSKPERDVLMQDFYVVESIFFPSEGSNLTPAHHFQDFRFKTYAPVAFRYFRELFGIRPDDYLYSLCNEPLIELSNPGASGSLFYVTSDDEFIIKTVMHKEAEFLQKLLPGYYMNLNQNPRTLLPKFYGLYCVQSGGKNIRVVVMNNILPRVVKMHLKFDLKGSTYKRRASKKEKEKSIPTYKDLDFIQDMPEGLLLDADTFSALVKTLQRDCLVLESFKIMDYSLLLGVHNIDQQERERQAEGAQSTAGEKRPLGQKALYSTAMESIQGGAARGEAIESDDTMGGIPAVNGRGERLLLHIGIIDILQSYRFIKKLEHTWKALVHDGDTVSVHRPSFYAERFFKFMSNTVFRKNSSLKSSPSKKGRGASLAVKPLGPTAAFSASQIPSEREDAQYDLRGARSYPTLEDEGAHSLLPAGRPDLLPCTPPSFEEATTASIATTLSSTSLSIPERSPSETSEQPRYRRRTQSSGQDGRSQEETHVEEDLQQVTVQVESACSVEIVVPKEEDAGVEASPACASAAAEAETASQASEPASQASDEEDTPATDIYFFTDGRYWIYSPRHRRLRAVTLSSSGTPADERSWVYSPLHYSAQVHPASDGESDT; this comes from the exons gCCCCGTCGATGACTGGACAGCTGGGCCCCGGCCACGGGAAGAAGTTGGGTCATCGGGGCGTGGACGCATCTGGCGAAACCACCTACAAGAAG ACCACGTCCTCCACCCTGAAGGGGGCCATCCAGCTGGGCATCGGCTACACCGTGGGCAACCTGAGCTCCAAGCCAGAGCGTGACGTGCTCATGCAGGACTTCTACGTCGTGGAGAGCATCTTCTTCCCCAG TGAAGGCAGCAACCTCACCCCCGCCCACCACTTCCAGGACTTCAGGTTCAAGACCTACGCACCTGTCGCCTTCCGCTACTTCCGGGAACTCTTCGGGATCCGACCGGATGATTACTTG TACTCGCTGTGCAACGAGCCACTGATCGAGCTGTCCAACCCCGGCGCCAGCGGCTCCCTGTTCTACGTCACCAGTGACGACGAGTTCATCATCAAGACGGTGATGCACAAGGAGGCCGAGTTCCTGCAGAAGCTGTTACCCGGCTACTACATG AACCTCAACCAGAACCCGCGGACGCTGCTGCCCAAGTTTTACGGGCTGTACTGCGTGCAGTCGGGCGGCAAGAACATCCGCGTGGTGGTCATGAACAACATCCTGCCGCGCGTTGTCAAGATGCACCTCAAGTTCGACCTCAAGGGCTCCACGTACAAGCGGCGGGccagcaagaaagagaaggagaagagcatTCCCACCTACAAGGACCTGGACTTCATCCAGGACATGCCCGAGGGGCTCCTGCTGGACGCAGACACCTTCTCCGCCCTCGTCAAGACGCTGCAACGGGACTGCCTG gTGCTGGAGAGCTTCAAGATCATGGACTACAGCCTGCTCCTGGGCGTGCACAACATCGACCAGCAGGAGCGGGAGCGGCAGGCCGAGGGCGCCCAGAGCACCGCGGGCGAGAAGCGGCCGCTGGGCCAGAAGGCCCTCTACTCCACGGCCATGGAGTCCATCCAGGGCGGGGCCGCGCGCGGGGAGGCCATCGAGTCGGACGACAC GATGGGCGGGATTCCCGCCGTGAACGGCCGAGGGGAGCGCCTCTTGCTGCATATTGGCATCATTGACATTCTGCAGTCGTACAG GTTCATCAAGAAGCTGGAACACACCTGGAAGGCTCTTGTCCACGACGGG GACACCGTCTCTGTCCACCGGCCCAGCTTCTACGCAGAGCGCTTCTTCAAGTTCATGAGCAACACGGTTTTCCGGAAGAACTCCt CTCTGAAGTCCTCCCCGTCCAAGAAGGGCCGTGGTGCGTCATTGGCTGTAAAGCCCCTGGGGCCCACGGCCGCCTTCTCGGCCAGCCAGATCCCCAGCGAGCGGGAAGATGCCCAGTATGACCTTCGGGGGGCCCGCAGCTACCCCACGCTGGAGGACGAAG GCGCCCACAGCCTCCTCCCCGCAGGCCGGCCCGACCTCCTGCCCTGCACGCCGCCATCCTTTGAGGAGGCCACCACCGCCTCCATCGCCACAACCCTGTCTTCCACGTCCCTCTCCATCCCAGAGCGATCTCCCTCGGAGACCTCAGAGCAGCCACGGTACCG GCGGCGCACACAGTCTTCCGGACAGGATGGCCG GTCCCAAGAGGAGACACACGTGGAGGAGGACCTGCAGCAGGTCACGGTGCAGGTGGAGTCCGCGTGCAGCGTGGAGATCGTGGTCCCCAAGGAGGAAGACGCGGG GGTGGAGGCTTCCCCAGCCTGTGCCTCTGCTGCTGCCGAAGCAGAAACGGCCAGCCAGGCCTCGGAGCCCGCCAGCCAGGCCTCGGATGAGGAGGACACGCCCGCCACTGACATCTACTTT TTCACCGATGGGAGGTACTGGATTTACTCTCCCCGGCATCGCCGACTGCGGGCCGTGACGCTGAGCTCCTCAGGGACT CCCGCCGACGAGAGGAGCTGGGTGTACTCCCCGCTGCACTATAGCGCGCAGGTCCACCCAGCCTCCGACGGCGAGAGCGACACA TAA
- the PIP5K1C gene encoding phosphatidylinositol 4-phosphate 5-kinase type-1 gamma isoform X6, with protein sequence MELEVPDEAESAEAGAVTSEASWASESGAAAGLAQKKMAPSEAPSMTGQLGPGHGKKLGHRGVDASGETTYKKTTSSTLKGAIQLGIGYTVGNLSSKPERDVLMQDFYVVESIFFPSEGSNLTPAHHFQDFRFKTYAPVAFRYFRELFGIRPDDYLYSLCNEPLIELSNPGASGSLFYVTSDDEFIIKTVMHKEAEFLQKLLPGYYMNLNQNPRTLLPKFYGLYCVQSGGKNIRVVVMNNILPRVVKMHLKFDLKGSTYKRRASKKEKEKSIPTYKDLDFIQDMPEGLLLDADTFSALVKTLQRDCLVLESFKIMDYSLLLGVHNIDQQERERQAEGAQSTAGEKRPLGQKALYSTAMESIQGGAARGEAIESDDTMGGIPAVNGRGERLLLHIGIIDILQSYRFIKKLEHTWKALVHDGDTVSVHRPSFYAERFFKFMSNTVFRKNSSLKSSPSKKGRGASLAVKPLGPTAAFSASQIPSEREDAQYDLRGARSYPTLEDEGRPDLLPCTPPSFEEATTASIATTLSSTSLSIPERSPSETSEQPRYRRRTQSSGQDGRSQEETHVEEDLQQVTVQVESACSVEIVVPKEEDAGVEASPACASAAAEAETASQASEPASQASDEEDTPATDIYFFTDGRYWIYSPRHRRLRAVTLSSSGTPADERSWVYSPLHYSAQVHPASDGESDT encoded by the exons gCCCCGTCGATGACTGGACAGCTGGGCCCCGGCCACGGGAAGAAGTTGGGTCATCGGGGCGTGGACGCATCTGGCGAAACCACCTACAAGAAG ACCACGTCCTCCACCCTGAAGGGGGCCATCCAGCTGGGCATCGGCTACACCGTGGGCAACCTGAGCTCCAAGCCAGAGCGTGACGTGCTCATGCAGGACTTCTACGTCGTGGAGAGCATCTTCTTCCCCAG TGAAGGCAGCAACCTCACCCCCGCCCACCACTTCCAGGACTTCAGGTTCAAGACCTACGCACCTGTCGCCTTCCGCTACTTCCGGGAACTCTTCGGGATCCGACCGGATGATTACTTG TACTCGCTGTGCAACGAGCCACTGATCGAGCTGTCCAACCCCGGCGCCAGCGGCTCCCTGTTCTACGTCACCAGTGACGACGAGTTCATCATCAAGACGGTGATGCACAAGGAGGCCGAGTTCCTGCAGAAGCTGTTACCCGGCTACTACATG AACCTCAACCAGAACCCGCGGACGCTGCTGCCCAAGTTTTACGGGCTGTACTGCGTGCAGTCGGGCGGCAAGAACATCCGCGTGGTGGTCATGAACAACATCCTGCCGCGCGTTGTCAAGATGCACCTCAAGTTCGACCTCAAGGGCTCCACGTACAAGCGGCGGGccagcaagaaagagaaggagaagagcatTCCCACCTACAAGGACCTGGACTTCATCCAGGACATGCCCGAGGGGCTCCTGCTGGACGCAGACACCTTCTCCGCCCTCGTCAAGACGCTGCAACGGGACTGCCTG gTGCTGGAGAGCTTCAAGATCATGGACTACAGCCTGCTCCTGGGCGTGCACAACATCGACCAGCAGGAGCGGGAGCGGCAGGCCGAGGGCGCCCAGAGCACCGCGGGCGAGAAGCGGCCGCTGGGCCAGAAGGCCCTCTACTCCACGGCCATGGAGTCCATCCAGGGCGGGGCCGCGCGCGGGGAGGCCATCGAGTCGGACGACAC GATGGGCGGGATTCCCGCCGTGAACGGCCGAGGGGAGCGCCTCTTGCTGCATATTGGCATCATTGACATTCTGCAGTCGTACAG GTTCATCAAGAAGCTGGAACACACCTGGAAGGCTCTTGTCCACGACGGG GACACCGTCTCTGTCCACCGGCCCAGCTTCTACGCAGAGCGCTTCTTCAAGTTCATGAGCAACACGGTTTTCCGGAAGAACTCCt CTCTGAAGTCCTCCCCGTCCAAGAAGGGCCGTGGTGCGTCATTGGCTGTAAAGCCCCTGGGGCCCACGGCCGCCTTCTCGGCCAGCCAGATCCCCAGCGAGCGGGAAGATGCCCAGTATGACCTTCGGGGGGCCCGCAGCTACCCCACGCTGGAGGACGAAG GCCGGCCCGACCTCCTGCCCTGCACGCCGCCATCCTTTGAGGAGGCCACCACCGCCTCCATCGCCACAACCCTGTCTTCCACGTCCCTCTCCATCCCAGAGCGATCTCCCTCGGAGACCTCAGAGCAGCCACGGTACCG GCGGCGCACACAGTCTTCCGGACAGGATGGCCG GTCCCAAGAGGAGACACACGTGGAGGAGGACCTGCAGCAGGTCACGGTGCAGGTGGAGTCCGCGTGCAGCGTGGAGATCGTGGTCCCCAAGGAGGAAGACGCGGG GGTGGAGGCTTCCCCAGCCTGTGCCTCTGCTGCTGCCGAAGCAGAAACGGCCAGCCAGGCCTCGGAGCCCGCCAGCCAGGCCTCGGATGAGGAGGACACGCCCGCCACTGACATCTACTTT TTCACCGATGGGAGGTACTGGATTTACTCTCCCCGGCATCGCCGACTGCGGGCCGTGACGCTGAGCTCCTCAGGGACT CCCGCCGACGAGAGGAGCTGGGTGTACTCCCCGCTGCACTATAGCGCGCAGGTCCACCCAGCCTCCGACGGCGAGAGCGACACA TAA
- the PIP5K1C gene encoding phosphatidylinositol 4-phosphate 5-kinase type-1 gamma isoform X9 codes for MAPSEAPSMTGQLGPGHGKKLGHRGVDASGETTYKKTTSSTLKGAIQLGIGYTVGNLSSKPERDVLMQDFYVVESIFFPSEGSNLTPAHHFQDFRFKTYAPVAFRYFRELFGIRPDDYLYSLCNEPLIELSNPGASGSLFYVTSDDEFIIKTVMHKEAEFLQKLLPGYYMNLNQNPRTLLPKFYGLYCVQSGGKNIRVVVMNNILPRVVKMHLKFDLKGSTYKRRASKKEKEKSIPTYKDLDFIQDMPEGLLLDADTFSALVKTLQRDCLVLESFKIMDYSLLLGVHNIDQQERERQAEGAQSTAGEKRPLGQKALYSTAMESIQGGAARGEAIESDDTMGGIPAVNGRGERLLLHIGIIDILQSYRFIKKLEHTWKALVHDGDTVSVHRPSFYAERFFKFMSNTVFRKNSSLKSSPSKKGRGASLAVKPLGPTAAFSASQIPSEREDAQYDLRGARSYPTLEDEGAHSLLPAGRPDLLPCTPPSFEEATTASIATTLSSTSLSIPERSPSETSEQPRYRRRTQSSGQDGRSQEETHVEEDLQQVTVQVESACSVEIVVPKEEDAGVEASPACASAAAEAETASQASEPASQASDEEDTPATDIYFFTDGRYWIYSPRHRRLRAVTLSSSGTPADERSWVYSPLHYSAQVHPASDGESDT; via the exons gCCCCGTCGATGACTGGACAGCTGGGCCCCGGCCACGGGAAGAAGTTGGGTCATCGGGGCGTGGACGCATCTGGCGAAACCACCTACAAGAAG ACCACGTCCTCCACCCTGAAGGGGGCCATCCAGCTGGGCATCGGCTACACCGTGGGCAACCTGAGCTCCAAGCCAGAGCGTGACGTGCTCATGCAGGACTTCTACGTCGTGGAGAGCATCTTCTTCCCCAG TGAAGGCAGCAACCTCACCCCCGCCCACCACTTCCAGGACTTCAGGTTCAAGACCTACGCACCTGTCGCCTTCCGCTACTTCCGGGAACTCTTCGGGATCCGACCGGATGATTACTTG TACTCGCTGTGCAACGAGCCACTGATCGAGCTGTCCAACCCCGGCGCCAGCGGCTCCCTGTTCTACGTCACCAGTGACGACGAGTTCATCATCAAGACGGTGATGCACAAGGAGGCCGAGTTCCTGCAGAAGCTGTTACCCGGCTACTACATG AACCTCAACCAGAACCCGCGGACGCTGCTGCCCAAGTTTTACGGGCTGTACTGCGTGCAGTCGGGCGGCAAGAACATCCGCGTGGTGGTCATGAACAACATCCTGCCGCGCGTTGTCAAGATGCACCTCAAGTTCGACCTCAAGGGCTCCACGTACAAGCGGCGGGccagcaagaaagagaaggagaagagcatTCCCACCTACAAGGACCTGGACTTCATCCAGGACATGCCCGAGGGGCTCCTGCTGGACGCAGACACCTTCTCCGCCCTCGTCAAGACGCTGCAACGGGACTGCCTG gTGCTGGAGAGCTTCAAGATCATGGACTACAGCCTGCTCCTGGGCGTGCACAACATCGACCAGCAGGAGCGGGAGCGGCAGGCCGAGGGCGCCCAGAGCACCGCGGGCGAGAAGCGGCCGCTGGGCCAGAAGGCCCTCTACTCCACGGCCATGGAGTCCATCCAGGGCGGGGCCGCGCGCGGGGAGGCCATCGAGTCGGACGACAC GATGGGCGGGATTCCCGCCGTGAACGGCCGAGGGGAGCGCCTCTTGCTGCATATTGGCATCATTGACATTCTGCAGTCGTACAG GTTCATCAAGAAGCTGGAACACACCTGGAAGGCTCTTGTCCACGACGGG GACACCGTCTCTGTCCACCGGCCCAGCTTCTACGCAGAGCGCTTCTTCAAGTTCATGAGCAACACGGTTTTCCGGAAGAACTCCt CTCTGAAGTCCTCCCCGTCCAAGAAGGGCCGTGGTGCGTCATTGGCTGTAAAGCCCCTGGGGCCCACGGCCGCCTTCTCGGCCAGCCAGATCCCCAGCGAGCGGGAAGATGCCCAGTATGACCTTCGGGGGGCCCGCAGCTACCCCACGCTGGAGGACGAAG GCGCCCACAGCCTCCTCCCCGCAGGCCGGCCCGACCTCCTGCCCTGCACGCCGCCATCCTTTGAGGAGGCCACCACCGCCTCCATCGCCACAACCCTGTCTTCCACGTCCCTCTCCATCCCAGAGCGATCTCCCTCGGAGACCTCAGAGCAGCCACGGTACCG GCGGCGCACACAGTCTTCCGGACAGGATGGCCG GTCCCAAGAGGAGACACACGTGGAGGAGGACCTGCAGCAGGTCACGGTGCAGGTGGAGTCCGCGTGCAGCGTGGAGATCGTGGTCCCCAAGGAGGAAGACGCGGG GGTGGAGGCTTCCCCAGCCTGTGCCTCTGCTGCTGCCGAAGCAGAAACGGCCAGCCAGGCCTCGGAGCCCGCCAGCCAGGCCTCGGATGAGGAGGACACGCCCGCCACTGACATCTACTTT TTCACCGATGGGAGGTACTGGATTTACTCTCCCCGGCATCGCCGACTGCGGGCCGTGACGCTGAGCTCCTCAGGGACT CCCGCCGACGAGAGGAGCTGGGTGTACTCCCCGCTGCACTATAGCGCGCAGGTCCACCCAGCCTCCGACGGCGAGAGCGACACA TAA
- the PIP5K1C gene encoding phosphatidylinositol 4-phosphate 5-kinase type-1 gamma isoform X3, producing the protein MPAVHTRLNRYSSAEARFAGLAQKKMAPSEAPSMTGQLGPGHGKKLGHRGVDASGETTYKKTTSSTLKGAIQLGIGYTVGNLSSKPERDVLMQDFYVVESIFFPSEGSNLTPAHHFQDFRFKTYAPVAFRYFRELFGIRPDDYLYSLCNEPLIELSNPGASGSLFYVTSDDEFIIKTVMHKEAEFLQKLLPGYYMNLNQNPRTLLPKFYGLYCVQSGGKNIRVVVMNNILPRVVKMHLKFDLKGSTYKRRASKKEKEKSIPTYKDLDFIQDMPEGLLLDADTFSALVKTLQRDCLVLESFKIMDYSLLLGVHNIDQQERERQAEGAQSTAGEKRPLGQKALYSTAMESIQGGAARGEAIESDDTMGGIPAVNGRGERLLLHIGIIDILQSYRFIKKLEHTWKALVHDGDTVSVHRPSFYAERFFKFMSNTVFRKNSSLKSSPSKKGRGASLAVKPLGPTAAFSASQIPSEREDAQYDLRGARSYPTLEDEGRPDLLPCTPPSFEEATTASIATTLSSTSLSIPERSPSETSEQPRYRRRTQSSGQDGRSQEETHVEEDLQQVTVQVESACSVEIVVPKEEDAGVEASPACASAAAEAETASQASEPASQASDEEDTPATDIYFFTDGRYWIYSPRHRRLRAVTLSSSGTPADERSWVYSPLHYSAQVHPASDGESDT; encoded by the exons gCCCCGTCGATGACTGGACAGCTGGGCCCCGGCCACGGGAAGAAGTTGGGTCATCGGGGCGTGGACGCATCTGGCGAAACCACCTACAAGAAG ACCACGTCCTCCACCCTGAAGGGGGCCATCCAGCTGGGCATCGGCTACACCGTGGGCAACCTGAGCTCCAAGCCAGAGCGTGACGTGCTCATGCAGGACTTCTACGTCGTGGAGAGCATCTTCTTCCCCAG TGAAGGCAGCAACCTCACCCCCGCCCACCACTTCCAGGACTTCAGGTTCAAGACCTACGCACCTGTCGCCTTCCGCTACTTCCGGGAACTCTTCGGGATCCGACCGGATGATTACTTG TACTCGCTGTGCAACGAGCCACTGATCGAGCTGTCCAACCCCGGCGCCAGCGGCTCCCTGTTCTACGTCACCAGTGACGACGAGTTCATCATCAAGACGGTGATGCACAAGGAGGCCGAGTTCCTGCAGAAGCTGTTACCCGGCTACTACATG AACCTCAACCAGAACCCGCGGACGCTGCTGCCCAAGTTTTACGGGCTGTACTGCGTGCAGTCGGGCGGCAAGAACATCCGCGTGGTGGTCATGAACAACATCCTGCCGCGCGTTGTCAAGATGCACCTCAAGTTCGACCTCAAGGGCTCCACGTACAAGCGGCGGGccagcaagaaagagaaggagaagagcatTCCCACCTACAAGGACCTGGACTTCATCCAGGACATGCCCGAGGGGCTCCTGCTGGACGCAGACACCTTCTCCGCCCTCGTCAAGACGCTGCAACGGGACTGCCTG gTGCTGGAGAGCTTCAAGATCATGGACTACAGCCTGCTCCTGGGCGTGCACAACATCGACCAGCAGGAGCGGGAGCGGCAGGCCGAGGGCGCCCAGAGCACCGCGGGCGAGAAGCGGCCGCTGGGCCAGAAGGCCCTCTACTCCACGGCCATGGAGTCCATCCAGGGCGGGGCCGCGCGCGGGGAGGCCATCGAGTCGGACGACAC GATGGGCGGGATTCCCGCCGTGAACGGCCGAGGGGAGCGCCTCTTGCTGCATATTGGCATCATTGACATTCTGCAGTCGTACAG GTTCATCAAGAAGCTGGAACACACCTGGAAGGCTCTTGTCCACGACGGG GACACCGTCTCTGTCCACCGGCCCAGCTTCTACGCAGAGCGCTTCTTCAAGTTCATGAGCAACACGGTTTTCCGGAAGAACTCCt CTCTGAAGTCCTCCCCGTCCAAGAAGGGCCGTGGTGCGTCATTGGCTGTAAAGCCCCTGGGGCCCACGGCCGCCTTCTCGGCCAGCCAGATCCCCAGCGAGCGGGAAGATGCCCAGTATGACCTTCGGGGGGCCCGCAGCTACCCCACGCTGGAGGACGAAG GCCGGCCCGACCTCCTGCCCTGCACGCCGCCATCCTTTGAGGAGGCCACCACCGCCTCCATCGCCACAACCCTGTCTTCCACGTCCCTCTCCATCCCAGAGCGATCTCCCTCGGAGACCTCAGAGCAGCCACGGTACCG GCGGCGCACACAGTCTTCCGGACAGGATGGCCG GTCCCAAGAGGAGACACACGTGGAGGAGGACCTGCAGCAGGTCACGGTGCAGGTGGAGTCCGCGTGCAGCGTGGAGATCGTGGTCCCCAAGGAGGAAGACGCGGG GGTGGAGGCTTCCCCAGCCTGTGCCTCTGCTGCTGCCGAAGCAGAAACGGCCAGCCAGGCCTCGGAGCCCGCCAGCCAGGCCTCGGATGAGGAGGACACGCCCGCCACTGACATCTACTTT TTCACCGATGGGAGGTACTGGATTTACTCTCCCCGGCATCGCCGACTGCGGGCCGTGACGCTGAGCTCCTCAGGGACT CCCGCCGACGAGAGGAGCTGGGTGTACTCCCCGCTGCACTATAGCGCGCAGGTCCACCCAGCCTCCGACGGCGAGAGCGACACA TAA
- the PIP5K1C gene encoding phosphatidylinositol 4-phosphate 5-kinase type-1 gamma isoform X2 has product MPAVHTRLNRYSSAEARFAGLAQKKMAPSEAPSMTGQLGPGHGKKLGHRGVDASGETTYKKTTSSTLKGAIQLGIGYTVGNLSSKPERDVLMQDFYVVESIFFPSEGSNLTPAHHFQDFRFKTYAPVAFRYFRELFGIRPDDYLYSLCNEPLIELSNPGASGSLFYVTSDDEFIIKTVMHKEAEFLQKLLPGYYMNLNQNPRTLLPKFYGLYCVQSGGKNIRVVVMNNILPRVVKMHLKFDLKGSTYKRRASKKEKEKSIPTYKDLDFIQDMPEGLLLDADTFSALVKTLQRDCLVLESFKIMDYSLLLGVHNIDQQERERQAEGAQSTAGEKRPLGQKALYSTAMESIQGGAARGEAIESDDTMGGIPAVNGRGERLLLHIGIIDILQSYRFIKKLEHTWKALVHDGDTVSVHRPSFYAERFFKFMSNTVFRKNSSLKSSPSKKGRGASLAVKPLGPTAAFSASQIPSEREDAQYDLRGARSYPTLEDEGAHSLLPAGRPDLLPCTPPSFEEATTASIATTLSSTSLSIPERSPSETSEQPRRRTQSSGQDGRSQEETHVEEDLQQVTVQVESACSVEIVVPKEEDAGVEASPACASAAAEAETASQASEPASQASDEEDTPATDIYFFTDGRYWIYSPRHRRLRAVTLSSSGTPADERSWVYSPLHYSAQVHPASDGESDT; this is encoded by the exons gCCCCGTCGATGACTGGACAGCTGGGCCCCGGCCACGGGAAGAAGTTGGGTCATCGGGGCGTGGACGCATCTGGCGAAACCACCTACAAGAAG ACCACGTCCTCCACCCTGAAGGGGGCCATCCAGCTGGGCATCGGCTACACCGTGGGCAACCTGAGCTCCAAGCCAGAGCGTGACGTGCTCATGCAGGACTTCTACGTCGTGGAGAGCATCTTCTTCCCCAG TGAAGGCAGCAACCTCACCCCCGCCCACCACTTCCAGGACTTCAGGTTCAAGACCTACGCACCTGTCGCCTTCCGCTACTTCCGGGAACTCTTCGGGATCCGACCGGATGATTACTTG TACTCGCTGTGCAACGAGCCACTGATCGAGCTGTCCAACCCCGGCGCCAGCGGCTCCCTGTTCTACGTCACCAGTGACGACGAGTTCATCATCAAGACGGTGATGCACAAGGAGGCCGAGTTCCTGCAGAAGCTGTTACCCGGCTACTACATG AACCTCAACCAGAACCCGCGGACGCTGCTGCCCAAGTTTTACGGGCTGTACTGCGTGCAGTCGGGCGGCAAGAACATCCGCGTGGTGGTCATGAACAACATCCTGCCGCGCGTTGTCAAGATGCACCTCAAGTTCGACCTCAAGGGCTCCACGTACAAGCGGCGGGccagcaagaaagagaaggagaagagcatTCCCACCTACAAGGACCTGGACTTCATCCAGGACATGCCCGAGGGGCTCCTGCTGGACGCAGACACCTTCTCCGCCCTCGTCAAGACGCTGCAACGGGACTGCCTG gTGCTGGAGAGCTTCAAGATCATGGACTACAGCCTGCTCCTGGGCGTGCACAACATCGACCAGCAGGAGCGGGAGCGGCAGGCCGAGGGCGCCCAGAGCACCGCGGGCGAGAAGCGGCCGCTGGGCCAGAAGGCCCTCTACTCCACGGCCATGGAGTCCATCCAGGGCGGGGCCGCGCGCGGGGAGGCCATCGAGTCGGACGACAC GATGGGCGGGATTCCCGCCGTGAACGGCCGAGGGGAGCGCCTCTTGCTGCATATTGGCATCATTGACATTCTGCAGTCGTACAG GTTCATCAAGAAGCTGGAACACACCTGGAAGGCTCTTGTCCACGACGGG GACACCGTCTCTGTCCACCGGCCCAGCTTCTACGCAGAGCGCTTCTTCAAGTTCATGAGCAACACGGTTTTCCGGAAGAACTCCt CTCTGAAGTCCTCCCCGTCCAAGAAGGGCCGTGGTGCGTCATTGGCTGTAAAGCCCCTGGGGCCCACGGCCGCCTTCTCGGCCAGCCAGATCCCCAGCGAGCGGGAAGATGCCCAGTATGACCTTCGGGGGGCCCGCAGCTACCCCACGCTGGAGGACGAAG GCGCCCACAGCCTCCTCCCCGCAGGCCGGCCCGACCTCCTGCCCTGCACGCCGCCATCCTTTGAGGAGGCCACCACCGCCTCCATCGCCACAACCCTGTCTTCCACGTCCCTCTCCATCCCAGAGCGATCTCCCTCGGAGACCTCAGAGCAGCCACG GCGGCGCACACAGTCTTCCGGACAGGATGGCCG GTCCCAAGAGGAGACACACGTGGAGGAGGACCTGCAGCAGGTCACGGTGCAGGTGGAGTCCGCGTGCAGCGTGGAGATCGTGGTCCCCAAGGAGGAAGACGCGGG GGTGGAGGCTTCCCCAGCCTGTGCCTCTGCTGCTGCCGAAGCAGAAACGGCCAGCCAGGCCTCGGAGCCCGCCAGCCAGGCCTCGGATGAGGAGGACACGCCCGCCACTGACATCTACTTT TTCACCGATGGGAGGTACTGGATTTACTCTCCCCGGCATCGCCGACTGCGGGCCGTGACGCTGAGCTCCTCAGGGACT CCCGCCGACGAGAGGAGCTGGGTGTACTCCCCGCTGCACTATAGCGCGCAGGTCCACCCAGCCTCCGACGGCGAGAGCGACACA TAA